The stretch of DNA CACCGGTCAGAGGAATGGTGCCGTCAGGGAAAATTGCGGGTGTTTCGATTCGTTCAAGATGTTTGCGTTTTGTCTTGTCGTGAATGTTCGACTCAATAGCGCCCGGGCAAATAACATTGACACGTATTCGTGATGGAGCCAATTCTAAAGCGAGCATTTTTGCAAAGGCGAATTGTCCGGCCTTACTCGACGCGTACGCGGATGCTCCTTCGTTACTAAACGTTCGAGTCCCGTTGATGGACGCCATAATCACGATGCTTCCACCACCACCCTTTCTCAAGTGAGGCACGCAGTGATGGACTGCCAAAAAGGTTCCGGTGAGGTTGACGTCAATGGTCTTCCTCCACTCTTCCGGCGTAATCTCGTCGACTGGTGCCCAGGTTCCATTGATTCCAGCGTTAGCAACTAAACCGTCAATTCTTCCGTAGCGTTCTATTGCCGTTTGCACGGCTGCAGCCACTTGGTCGGATTGAGTCACATCCGCCCGTGCCCATGATGCCTCTCCACCATCGGATTTGATGTCGTCAACAACAGATTGCATTTCTTCTTCGTCGCGACTGACAATCAAAACCTTTCCACCACAGGTGGCTATGCCTTTGGCAATACCAGCACCGATTCCCTCGCTACCACCGGTAACCATCACGACTCGATCATTGAGCTCGATATTCACGTTCATTCCTTTCACTATCACTCACTTGCGAAGTAGTTCCTATCGACGCCAGCTACATCTCGTTTATGCCGGCAAGGCACGTTAGGCATCACGCTGGCTGTTGATGGAACTGAGCTATTGATGCACTGAGCTATCAGCACAGAGACCTATTAACGCACGGTGCTATTAATGCACGGTGCTATTAATGCACGGTGCTACTAATGCACGGTGCTACTAATGCACAGGGCTTAAGCGTCAGTTGCCGAGCTGATGTTTGCTGCCTTTGGCGGAGTGTGTTCCTCCGGCTGCTTCGATTCCCACTGCGACAGCTCTTCAAATTGTTTGTGCCACTGCCCTGTGATGCTCGACAACGCACCACCGCGATTGGTCACTGTTTCCTGGCACTGTTTCTTCACTCTTGCTTCAATATCACTTTGA from Rubripirellula amarantea encodes:
- a CDS encoding SDR family oxidoreductase, with product MNIELNDRVVMVTGGSEGIGAGIAKGIATCGGKVLIVSRDEEEMQSVVDDIKSDGGEASWARADVTQSDQVAAAVQTAIERYGRIDGLVANAGINGTWAPVDEITPEEWRKTIDVNLTGTFLAVHHCVPHLRKGGGGSIVIMASINGTRTFSNEGASAYASSKAGQFAFAKMLALELAPSRIRVNVICPGAIESNIHDKTKRKHLERIETPAIFPDGTIPLTGGEFGSPEQVANLATFLMSDFASHITGTPVWIDGGQSLLQ